The following are encoded in a window of Fusarium oxysporum f. sp. lycopersici 4287 chromosome 5, whole genome shotgun sequence genomic DNA:
- a CDS encoding DNA topoisomerase I, with amino-acid sequence MLTMLSQAKRQKKQASRVPESDSDDEPIARARGKKLPPSYDETALPESSGDDDEPLSVKLAQKKRDMEKEAEKQAKVIRAKERTKKPATKKAVKDESDDDVPLAKSSASKRRSNGTAAKRKSNGVKKEESDSDAPISKKAKAKPTSSAKKAVKAESKKASESEDEEEYAWWNAPKKENDDIKWTTLEHNGVLFPPDYEPLPKDVKMLYDGQPVTLAPEVEEVATFWVAMMTPASSHHLENPVFRKNFFEDFKEYCDKYGVTDAQGKKVAVKSLEKCNFDKIYAYWSEKVEQNKSKNMTKEEREAAKAKKDALEAPFTHCLWDGRKQKVGNFRVEPPSLFRGRGEHPKTGKVKQRVQPEQITINIGKGAKVPEPPKGHKWKAVQHDQKATWLAMWQENINQNYKYVMLGADSDIKGQSDFKKFEKARELKKHIDKIRKDYTKELKSEVMADRQRATAMYLIDKMALRAGNEKDTENEADTVGCCSLKYEHITLEPPNKVTFDFLGKDSIPYRETAIVEPQVFKNLKLFKKAPKTTGDDLFDRLNTSQLNRHLTGYMKGLTAKVFRTYNASWTMSELLRKLASDPRSRGTVAEKVKLYNDCNREVAVLCNHKRTVGAGHEQQMAKLGDRVSLTCA; translated from the exons ATGCTGACGATGCTATCGCAGGCCAAGCGGCAAAAGAAGCAAGCCAGCAGAGTTCCCGAATCCGACTCCGACGATGAACCCATCGCAAGGGCCCGAGGAAAGAAACTTCCCCCTTCCTACGACGAGACTGCTTTGCCCGAGTCCTCtggcgacgatgacgagCCCCTTAGTGTGAAGCTCGCGCAAAAGAAGCGTGACatggagaaggaagctgagAAGCAAGCCAAGGTGATCCGAGCCAAAGAAAGAACCAAGAAGCCTGCGACAAAGAAAGCTGTCAAGGATGAGTCCGACGACGATGTTCCACTTGCAAAATCCTCAGCGAGTAAGCGTCGATCTAACGGTACTGCTGCGAAGCGGAAGTCGAATGGTGTCAAGAAAGAGGAGTCAGATTCGGATGCGCCTATctccaagaaggccaaggctaaACCCACCTCATctgccaagaaggccgtCAAGGCAGAATCCAAGAAGGCCAGCGAGAgtgaggacgaagaggagtATGCTTGGTGGAACGCACCAAAGAAGGAAAACGACGATATCAAGTGGACAACTCTTGAGCACAATGGCGTTCTTTTCCCACCTGATTACGAGCCTTTGCCCAAGGACGTCAAGATGCTCTACGATGGACAACCAGTTACTCTTGCTCccgaggttgaggaggttgcCACCTTTTGGGTTGCCATGATGACTCCTGCATCCTCCCATCACCTAGAGAACCCTGTTTTCCGCAAAAACTTCTTTGAAGATTTTAAAGAATACTGCGACAAGTACGGTGTTACAGATGCGCAGGGAAAGAAGGTCGCTGTCAAATCGCTTGAAAAGTGCAACTTCGACAAAATTTACGCATATTGGAGCGAGAAGGTCGAACAGAACAAGTCCAAAAACATGACCAAGGAAGAGAGGGAGGCTGcaaaggcgaagaaggatgCCCTCGAAGCCCCCTTCACTCACTGTTTATGGGATGGTAGAAAGCAGAAGGTTGGCAACTTCAGAGTCGAACCTCCCAGCTTGTTCCGTGGACGTGGTGAACATCCCAAAACCGGTAAAGTCAAGCAGCGTGTCCAACCCGAACaaatcaccatcaacatcggCAAGGGTGCCAAGGTCCCAGAGCCTCCCAAGGGACACAAGTGGAAAGCTGTGCAGCACGACCAAAAGGCAACCTGGTTAGCCATGTGGCAGGAGAATATCAACCAAAACTACAAGTATGTGATGCTTGGAGCTGATAGCGATATCAAAGGTCAGAGTGACTTCAAGAAGTTTGAGAAGGCCCGGGAACTCAAAAAGCACATTGACAAGATTCGCAAGGACTACACCAAGGAGCTTAAGAGTGAAGTGATGGCAGATCGTCAACGAGCCACCGCCATGTATCTGATCGACAAAATGGCACTTCGAGCTGGTAACGAGAAAGACACAGAAAACGAGGCCGACACTGTGGGTTGTTGCTCTCTCAAGTACGAGCATATCACACTTGAGCCTCCTAACAAGGTTACATTCGATTTCCTCGGAAAGGACAGTATTCCATATAGAGAGACTGCCATTGTTGAGCCTCAGGTCTTTAAGAACCTCAAGCTTTTCAAGAAGGCGCCCAAGACTACGGGAGATGATCTCTTCGACCGCCTCAAC ACCTCTCAGTTGAATAGGCATTTGACCGGCTACATGAAGGGTCTGACCGCCAAGGTTTTCCGTACTTACAACGCTTCCTGGACAATGTCAGAACTGCTCAGGAAGCTCGCTTCGGATCCTCGCTCTCGCGGCACAGTTGCTGAAAAGGTAAAGTTGTACAATGACTGCAACCGCGAGGTTGCCGTTCTGTGCAACCATAAGCGAACCGTTGGTGCTGGGCACGAGCAGCAAATGGCCAAGCTTGGTGACAGGGTAAGTCTGACTTGTGCCTAA
- a CDS encoding DNA topoisomerase I, producing MLTMLSQAKRQKKQASRVPESDSDDEPIARARGKKLPPSYDETALPESSGDDDEPLSVKLAQKKRDMEKEAEKQAKVIRAKERTKKPATKKAVKDESDDDVPLAKSSASKRRSNGTAAKRKSNGVKKEESDSDAPISKKAKAKPTSSAKKAVKAESKKASESEDEEEYAWWNAPKKENDDIKWTTLEHNGVLFPPDYEPLPKDVKMLYDGQPVTLAPEVEEVATFWVAMMTPASSHHLENPVFRKNFFEDFKEYCDKYGVTDAQGKKVAVKSLEKCNFDKIYAYWSEKVEQNKSKNMTKEEREAAKAKKDALEAPFTHCLWDGRKQKVGNFRVEPPSLFRGRGEHPKTGKVKQRVQPEQITINIGKGAKVPEPPKGHKWKAVQHDQKATWLAMWQENINQNYKYVMLGADSDIKGQSDFKKFEKARELKKHIDKIRKDYTKELKSEVMADRQRATAMYLIDKMALRAGNEKDTENEADTVGCCSLKYEHITLEPPNKVTFDFLGKDSIPYRETAIVEPQVFKNLKLFKKAPKTTGDDLFDRLNTSQLNRHLTGYMKGLTAKVFRTYNASWTMSELLRKLASDPRSRGTVAEKVKLYNDCNREVAVLCNHKRTVGAGHEQQMAKLGDRIKGLRYQQWRTKMMILDIESGYKKKKGAAWFERDEDLDDEWVKEHQQFLLEEQRTKITKKFEKDNEKRKADKEKPLPEKELKERLQAVKEMEAKFKKENKTKKVEAEGRGVTVDKLLKAVDKFDERIKTLELQAQDRDGNKEVALGTSKIVSTTENPLKIFD from the exons ATGCTGACGATGCTATCGCAGGCCAAGCGGCAAAAGAAGCAAGCCAGCAGAGTTCCCGAATCCGACTCCGACGATGAACCCATCGCAAGGGCCCGAGGAAAGAAACTTCCCCCTTCCTACGACGAGACTGCTTTGCCCGAGTCCTCtggcgacgatgacgagCCCCTTAGTGTGAAGCTCGCGCAAAAGAAGCGTGACatggagaaggaagctgagAAGCAAGCCAAGGTGATCCGAGCCAAAGAAAGAACCAAGAAGCCTGCGACAAAGAAAGCTGTCAAGGATGAGTCCGACGACGATGTTCCACTTGCAAAATCCTCAGCGAGTAAGCGTCGATCTAACGGTACTGCTGCGAAGCGGAAGTCGAATGGTGTCAAGAAAGAGGAGTCAGATTCGGATGCGCCTATctccaagaaggccaaggctaaACCCACCTCATctgccaagaaggccgtCAAGGCAGAATCCAAGAAGGCCAGCGAGAgtgaggacgaagaggagtATGCTTGGTGGAACGCACCAAAGAAGGAAAACGACGATATCAAGTGGACAACTCTTGAGCACAATGGCGTTCTTTTCCCACCTGATTACGAGCCTTTGCCCAAGGACGTCAAGATGCTCTACGATGGACAACCAGTTACTCTTGCTCccgaggttgaggaggttgcCACCTTTTGGGTTGCCATGATGACTCCTGCATCCTCCCATCACCTAGAGAACCCTGTTTTCCGCAAAAACTTCTTTGAAGATTTTAAAGAATACTGCGACAAGTACGGTGTTACAGATGCGCAGGGAAAGAAGGTCGCTGTCAAATCGCTTGAAAAGTGCAACTTCGACAAAATTTACGCATATTGGAGCGAGAAGGTCGAACAGAACAAGTCCAAAAACATGACCAAGGAAGAGAGGGAGGCTGcaaaggcgaagaaggatgCCCTCGAAGCCCCCTTCACTCACTGTTTATGGGATGGTAGAAAGCAGAAGGTTGGCAACTTCAGAGTCGAACCTCCCAGCTTGTTCCGTGGACGTGGTGAACATCCCAAAACCGGTAAAGTCAAGCAGCGTGTCCAACCCGAACaaatcaccatcaacatcggCAAGGGTGCCAAGGTCCCAGAGCCTCCCAAGGGACACAAGTGGAAAGCTGTGCAGCACGACCAAAAGGCAACCTGGTTAGCCATGTGGCAGGAGAATATCAACCAAAACTACAAGTATGTGATGCTTGGAGCTGATAGCGATATCAAAGGTCAGAGTGACTTCAAGAAGTTTGAGAAGGCCCGGGAACTCAAAAAGCACATTGACAAGATTCGCAAGGACTACACCAAGGAGCTTAAGAGTGAAGTGATGGCAGATCGTCAACGAGCCACCGCCATGTATCTGATCGACAAAATGGCACTTCGAGCTGGTAACGAGAAAGACACAGAAAACGAGGCCGACACTGTGGGTTGTTGCTCTCTCAAGTACGAGCATATCACACTTGAGCCTCCTAACAAGGTTACATTCGATTTCCTCGGAAAGGACAGTATTCCATATAGAGAGACTGCCATTGTTGAGCCTCAGGTCTTTAAGAACCTCAAGCTTTTCAAGAAGGCGCCCAAGACTACGGGAGATGATCTCTTCGACCGCCTCAAC ACCTCTCAGTTGAATAGGCATTTGACCGGCTACATGAAGGGTCTGACCGCCAAGGTTTTCCGTACTTACAACGCTTCCTGGACAATGTCAGAACTGCTCAGGAAGCTCGCTTCGGATCCTCGCTCTCGCGGCACAGTTGCTGAAAAGGTAAAGTTGTACAATGACTGCAACCGCGAGGTTGCCGTTCTGTGCAACCATAAGCGAACCGTTGGTGCTGGGCACGAGCAGCAAATGGCCAAGCTTGGTGACAGG ATTAAAGGCCTCCGCTACCAGCAATGGCGAACAAAGATGATGATTCTCGATATTGAATCTGGttacaagaagaagaagggtgcCGCCTGGTTCGAGAGGGATGAGGACTTAGATGACGAGTGGGTCAAGGAGCACCAGCAATTCTTACTTGAGGAGCAGCGTACAAAGATCACCAAGAAATTCGAGAAGGACAACGAAAAGCGCAAGGCGGACAAAGAAAAGCCTCTCCCCGAGAAGGAGCTCAAAGAACGTCTTCAGGCTGTCAAGGAGATGGAGGCCAAGTTCAAAAAAgagaacaagaccaagaaggtcGAGGCTGAAGGCAGAGGCGTTACTGTCGACAAGCTTCTAAAGGCTGTGGACAAGTTTGATGAGCGCATCAAGACACTGGAGCTTCAGGCCCAGGATCGTGATGGCAACAAGGAGGTAGCCCTCGGCACCTCCAAGATCGTGAGTACCACTGAAAACCCGTTGAAGATCTTTGACTGA
- a CDS encoding DNA topoisomerase I — MLTMLSQAKRQKKQASRVPESDSDDEPIARARGKKLPPSYDETALPESSGDDDEPLSVKLAQKKRDMEKEAEKQAKVIRAKERTKKPATKKAVKDESDDDVPLAKSSASKRRSNGTAAKRKSNGVKKEESDSDAPISKKAKAKPTSSAKKAVKAESKKASESEDEEEYAWWNAPKKENDDIKWTTLEHNGVLFPPDYEPLPKDVKMLYDGQPVTLAPEVEEVATFWVAMMTPASSHHLENPVFRKNFFEDFKEYCDKYGVTDAQGKKVAVKSLEKCNFDKIYAYWSEKVEQNKSKNMTKEEREAAKAKKDALEAPFTHCLWDGRKQKVGNFRVEPPSLFRGRGEHPKTGKVKQRVQPEQITINIGKGAKVPEPPKGHKWKAVQHDQKATWLAMWQENINQNYKYVMLGADSDIKGQSDFKKFEKARELKKHIDKIRKDYTKELKSEVMADRQRATAMYLIDKMALRAGNEKDTENEADTVGCCSLKYEHITLEPPNKVTFDFLGKDSIPYRETAIVEPQVFKNLKLFKKAPKTTGDDLFDRLNTSQLNRHLTGYMKGLTAKVFRTYNASWTMSELLRKLASDPRSRGTVAEKVKLYNDCNREVAVLCNHKRTVGAGHEQQMAKLGDRIKGLRYQQWRTKMMILDIESGYKKKKGAAWFERDEDLDDEWVKEHQQFLLEEQRTKITKKFEKDNEKRKADKEKPLPEKELKERLQAVKEMEAKFKKENKTKKVEAEGRGVTVDKLLKAVDKFDERIKTLELQAQDRDGNKEVALGTSKINYIDPRLTVVFSKKFDVPIEKFFSKTLRDKFRWAIKSVEDEDDWTF, encoded by the exons ATGCTGACGATGCTATCGCAGGCCAAGCGGCAAAAGAAGCAAGCCAGCAGAGTTCCCGAATCCGACTCCGACGATGAACCCATCGCAAGGGCCCGAGGAAAGAAACTTCCCCCTTCCTACGACGAGACTGCTTTGCCCGAGTCCTCtggcgacgatgacgagCCCCTTAGTGTGAAGCTCGCGCAAAAGAAGCGTGACatggagaaggaagctgagAAGCAAGCCAAGGTGATCCGAGCCAAAGAAAGAACCAAGAAGCCTGCGACAAAGAAAGCTGTCAAGGATGAGTCCGACGACGATGTTCCACTTGCAAAATCCTCAGCGAGTAAGCGTCGATCTAACGGTACTGCTGCGAAGCGGAAGTCGAATGGTGTCAAGAAAGAGGAGTCAGATTCGGATGCGCCTATctccaagaaggccaaggctaaACCCACCTCATctgccaagaaggccgtCAAGGCAGAATCCAAGAAGGCCAGCGAGAgtgaggacgaagaggagtATGCTTGGTGGAACGCACCAAAGAAGGAAAACGACGATATCAAGTGGACAACTCTTGAGCACAATGGCGTTCTTTTCCCACCTGATTACGAGCCTTTGCCCAAGGACGTCAAGATGCTCTACGATGGACAACCAGTTACTCTTGCTCccgaggttgaggaggttgcCACCTTTTGGGTTGCCATGATGACTCCTGCATCCTCCCATCACCTAGAGAACCCTGTTTTCCGCAAAAACTTCTTTGAAGATTTTAAAGAATACTGCGACAAGTACGGTGTTACAGATGCGCAGGGAAAGAAGGTCGCTGTCAAATCGCTTGAAAAGTGCAACTTCGACAAAATTTACGCATATTGGAGCGAGAAGGTCGAACAGAACAAGTCCAAAAACATGACCAAGGAAGAGAGGGAGGCTGcaaaggcgaagaaggatgCCCTCGAAGCCCCCTTCACTCACTGTTTATGGGATGGTAGAAAGCAGAAGGTTGGCAACTTCAGAGTCGAACCTCCCAGCTTGTTCCGTGGACGTGGTGAACATCCCAAAACCGGTAAAGTCAAGCAGCGTGTCCAACCCGAACaaatcaccatcaacatcggCAAGGGTGCCAAGGTCCCAGAGCCTCCCAAGGGACACAAGTGGAAAGCTGTGCAGCACGACCAAAAGGCAACCTGGTTAGCCATGTGGCAGGAGAATATCAACCAAAACTACAAGTATGTGATGCTTGGAGCTGATAGCGATATCAAAGGTCAGAGTGACTTCAAGAAGTTTGAGAAGGCCCGGGAACTCAAAAAGCACATTGACAAGATTCGCAAGGACTACACCAAGGAGCTTAAGAGTGAAGTGATGGCAGATCGTCAACGAGCCACCGCCATGTATCTGATCGACAAAATGGCACTTCGAGCTGGTAACGAGAAAGACACAGAAAACGAGGCCGACACTGTGGGTTGTTGCTCTCTCAAGTACGAGCATATCACACTTGAGCCTCCTAACAAGGTTACATTCGATTTCCTCGGAAAGGACAGTATTCCATATAGAGAGACTGCCATTGTTGAGCCTCAGGTCTTTAAGAACCTCAAGCTTTTCAAGAAGGCGCCCAAGACTACGGGAGATGATCTCTTCGACCGCCTCAAC ACCTCTCAGTTGAATAGGCATTTGACCGGCTACATGAAGGGTCTGACCGCCAAGGTTTTCCGTACTTACAACGCTTCCTGGACAATGTCAGAACTGCTCAGGAAGCTCGCTTCGGATCCTCGCTCTCGCGGCACAGTTGCTGAAAAGGTAAAGTTGTACAATGACTGCAACCGCGAGGTTGCCGTTCTGTGCAACCATAAGCGAACCGTTGGTGCTGGGCACGAGCAGCAAATGGCCAAGCTTGGTGACAGG ATTAAAGGCCTCCGCTACCAGCAATGGCGAACAAAGATGATGATTCTCGATATTGAATCTGGttacaagaagaagaagggtgcCGCCTGGTTCGAGAGGGATGAGGACTTAGATGACGAGTGGGTCAAGGAGCACCAGCAATTCTTACTTGAGGAGCAGCGTACAAAGATCACCAAGAAATTCGAGAAGGACAACGAAAAGCGCAAGGCGGACAAAGAAAAGCCTCTCCCCGAGAAGGAGCTCAAAGAACGTCTTCAGGCTGTCAAGGAGATGGAGGCCAAGTTCAAAAAAgagaacaagaccaagaaggtcGAGGCTGAAGGCAGAGGCGTTACTGTCGACAAGCTTCTAAAGGCTGTGGACAAGTTTGATGAGCGCATCAAGACACTGGAGCTTCAGGCCCAGGATCGTGATGGCAACAAGGAGGTAGCCCTCGGCACCTCCAAGATC AACTACATTGATCCTCGCCTCACAGTggtcttctccaagaagttCGACGTTCCTATCGAAAAGTTCTTTTCCAAGACTCTTCGTGACAAGTTCCGATGGGCCATCAAgtctgttgaggatgaggatgactgGACCTTCTAA
- a CDS encoding licheninase, whose protein sequence is MRWISRVSAAAALLLATAVSAQTWSKCNPLQNSNCPSDDALGMSIDIDFSKGEVNSFAASGSPKYDSEGVSFTVARANDAPQLASLFYIMFGRVEITMKAAPGAGIVSSLVLQSDVLDEIDIEWLGSDNDEIQSNYFGKGQTTSYNRGEFHDVTNTQGEWITYTIDWTKDRIVWMAGGTVVRTLNAGDAEDNQYPQTPMQVKFGAWAGGDPNTNSAGTVKWARGPTDYSKGPFTMKVKSVVVTDYSTGDEYKYKDTSGSWQSIESVGGEINGNENGDAMTVTATAQGTVATADGNVPVGGIAEDGSPATATQTGWPWTGSRPSGGAIPEGWRLNAKGKIIPAENSAFVLQPLHNVIAVIPFLAGIMAFAGRFF, encoded by the exons ATGAGATGGATATCCAGAGTCTCGGCCGCAGCCGCACTGCTGCTTGCTACTGCAGTCTCAGCCCAGACATGGAGCAAATGCAATCCTCTCCAGAACA GCAACTGTCCCAGCGACGATGCCCTCGGCATGAGCATCGACATCGACTTCTCCAAAGGCGAGGTAAACTCCTTCGCAGCCTCCGGATCGCCTAAATACGACAGCGAGGGCGTCTCCTTCACCGTCGCCCGCGCCAATGACGCGCCGCAGCTTGCATCCCTCTTCTACATCATGTTCGGCCGTGTCGAGATTACGATGAAGGCTGCTCCCGGAGCCGGTATCGTATCGTCGCTCGTTCTCCAGTCCGACGTGCTCGACGAGATCGACATTGAATGGCTCGGCTCCGATAATGACGAGATCCAGTCAAACTACTTCGGAAAGGGCCAGACGACCTCGTACAACCGCGGCGAGTTTCACGACGTGACGAATACGCAGGGCGAGTGGATTACATATACCATCGACTGGACCAAGGACCGTATCGTCTGGATGGCTGGCGGCACTGTCGTTCGAACCCTCAACGCTGGCGACGCCGAGGATAATCAATACCCTCAAACTCCGATGCAAGTCAAGTTCGGCGCCTGGGCTGGTGGTGACCCCAATACAAACTCCGCAGGCACCGTCAAATGGGCCCGTGGACCAACAGACTACTCCAAAGGCCCCTTCACCATGAAAGTCAAGAGTGTCGTTGTCACGGACTACTCAACTGGTGACGAGTACAAATACAAGGACACATCTGGCTCCTGGCAGTCAATCGAATCTGTCGGCGGTGAGATCAACGGAAACGAAAACGGCGATGCCATGACCGTCACTGCTACCGCCCAAGGAACCGTCGCTACAGCAGATGGAAACGTTCCTGTCGGAGGTATCGCCGAGGACGGAAGTCCCGCTACAGCTACACAGACGGGATGGCCCTGGACCGGCTCCCGACCTTCTGGCGGAGCTATCCCTGAAGGCTGGAGGCTCAACGCCAAGGGAAAAATCATTCCCGCCGAGAACAGCGCCTTCGTTCTTCAGCCTTTACATAACGTTATTGCTGTTATACCCTTCTTGGCCGGCATTATGGCATTTGCTGGTCGTTTCTTCTAG
- a CDS encoding licheninase, whose product MSIDIDFSKGEVNSFAASGSPKYDSEGVSFTVARANDAPQLASLFYIMFGRVEITMKAAPGAGIVSSLVLQSDVLDEIDIEWLGSDNDEIQSNYFGKGQTTSYNRGEFHDVTNTQGEWITYTIDWTKDRIVWMAGGTVVRTLNAGDAEDNQYPQTPMQVKFGAWAGGDPNTNSAGTVKWARGPTDYSKGPFTMKVKSVVVTDYSTGDEYKYKDTSGSWQSIESVGGEINGNENGDAMTVTATAQGTVATADGNVPVGGIAEDGSPATATQTGWPWTGSRPSGGAIPEGWRLNAKGKIIPAENSAFVLQPLHNVIAVIPFLAGIMAFAGRFF is encoded by the coding sequence ATGAGCATCGACATCGACTTCTCCAAAGGCGAGGTAAACTCCTTCGCAGCCTCCGGATCGCCTAAATACGACAGCGAGGGCGTCTCCTTCACCGTCGCCCGCGCCAATGACGCGCCGCAGCTTGCATCCCTCTTCTACATCATGTTCGGCCGTGTCGAGATTACGATGAAGGCTGCTCCCGGAGCCGGTATCGTATCGTCGCTCGTTCTCCAGTCCGACGTGCTCGACGAGATCGACATTGAATGGCTCGGCTCCGATAATGACGAGATCCAGTCAAACTACTTCGGAAAGGGCCAGACGACCTCGTACAACCGCGGCGAGTTTCACGACGTGACGAATACGCAGGGCGAGTGGATTACATATACCATCGACTGGACCAAGGACCGTATCGTCTGGATGGCTGGCGGCACTGTCGTTCGAACCCTCAACGCTGGCGACGCCGAGGATAATCAATACCCTCAAACTCCGATGCAAGTCAAGTTCGGCGCCTGGGCTGGTGGTGACCCCAATACAAACTCCGCAGGCACCGTCAAATGGGCCCGTGGACCAACAGACTACTCCAAAGGCCCCTTCACCATGAAAGTCAAGAGTGTCGTTGTCACGGACTACTCAACTGGTGACGAGTACAAATACAAGGACACATCTGGCTCCTGGCAGTCAATCGAATCTGTCGGCGGTGAGATCAACGGAAACGAAAACGGCGATGCCATGACCGTCACTGCTACCGCCCAAGGAACCGTCGCTACAGCAGATGGAAACGTTCCTGTCGGAGGTATCGCCGAGGACGGAAGTCCCGCTACAGCTACACAGACGGGATGGCCCTGGACCGGCTCCCGACCTTCTGGCGGAGCTATCCCTGAAGGCTGGAGGCTCAACGCCAAGGGAAAAATCATTCCCGCCGAGAACAGCGCCTTCGTTCTTCAGCCTTTACATAACGTTATTGCTGTTATACCCTTCTTGGCCGGCATTATGGCATTTGCTGGTCGTTTCTTCTAG
- a CDS encoding zinc finger protein MSN2/4 gives MDSTMMPQAVGQAPFYFYNPESKHDMRQHFAQQQMHMYPMVPTLPSTPVYSRPSSASNSQPPTLYSNGPAVMTPTASPQPMSHKPAILLENELYENSYFPSTPPLSTSGSTIGSPSACEVLQTPMNPMFSGLDGIDGFKEALEPVETAVLDWSNCGSPPMTPVYLQSQLGKVPSLSNTASDLVSTPSLSPSPAPYARSVSTPDLDVDFCDPRNLTVGTGAINSTLAPEFALDEIKAEPKIAAQSFDFNPAVPHGLPTFEDFSDFESEDDFVNSLVNLSEQPATASADITRPRACTGSSVVSLGHGSFIGDEDLSFDDNVAFQFPSHPSPPVSCASEDCHKDKRTKKTHVKESTAGPVMNMAASATDSGNTQESSNQAAEASDSGASSGSEGSPAPLPAPANRRGRKQSLTEDPSKTFVCDLCNRRFRRQEHLKRHYRSLHTQEKPFECNECGKKFSRSDNLAQHARTHGSGAIVMNLIDDDSHAYDASMIPPTAEDYSNYGKVLFQIASEIPGSASEMSSDEGSDQGKKKRKRSD, from the exons ATGGATTCCACAATGATGCCCCAGGCCGTCGGCCAAGCTCCCTTCTACTTCTATAACCCTGAGTCCAAGCATGATATGCGACAACACTTTGCTCAGCAACAAATGCATATGTATCCCATGGTTCCTACACTGCCTTCAACTCCAGTCTACTCGCGACCCAGCTCAGCCAGCAACTCTCAGCCCCCTACTCTGTACAGCAATGGCCCAGCCGTCATGACTCCTACTGCCTCGCCACAGCCCATGTCGCATAAGCCCGCCATTTTGTTGGAGAATGAGCTGTACGAGAACTCGTACTTCCCTTCGACACCACCTCTGTCGACCTCTGGTAGTACCATTGGCAGCCCCAGCGCCTGCGAGGTGCTCCAGACCCCGATGAACCCCATGTTTTCTGGACTGGATGGtatcgatggcttcaaggaGGCTCTCGAGCCTGTTGAGACTGCAGTACTCGACTGGTCCAACTGCGGATCTCCCCCAATGACACCTG TGTACCTTCAATCTCAACTCGGCAAGGTTCCCTCTCTTAGCAACACCGCCAGCGACCTCGTGTCCACCCCGTCTCTGTCTCCCTCACCCGCACCTTATGCCCGCTCCGTCTCTACACCGGATTTGGACGTCGACTTCTGCGACCCAAGGAATCTGACTGTCGGTACTGGTGCCATCAACAGCACCCTCGCCCCTGAATTTGCTctcgatgagatcaaggctgagccCAAGATTGCTGCTCAGTCTTTTGACTTCAACCCTGCTGTTCCCCACGGCCTCCCCACCTTTGAAGACTTTTCTGATTTCGAGTCTGAGGACGATTTCGTCAACAGCCTCGTCAATCTCTCTGAGCAGCCTGCTACTGCTTCTGCTGACATCACCCGACCTCGGGCTTGCACTGGCTCCTCAGTTGTTTCCCTTGGCCACGGCAGCTTCATCGGTGACGAGGACCTTTCATTTGACGACAACGTGGCCTTCCAGTTTCCCTCTCATCCCAGCCCTCCAGTCTCCTGTGCGTCCGAGGACTGCCACAAGGACAAGCGTACCAAGAAGACTCACGTCAAGGAGAGCACCGCTGGCCCTGTCATGAACATGGCTGCCTCCGCCACAGACTCTGGTAACACTCAGGAGTCTTCCAACCAGGCTGCTGAAGCTAGCGACTCTGGTGCCTCATCTGGCTCAGAGGGTTCCCCTGCTCCTCTCCCCGCTCCTGCAAACCGCCGCGGTCGTAAGCAGTCCCTCACCGAGGACCCTTCAAAGACCTTTGTCTGTGATCTCTGCAACCGCCGCTTCCGCCGCCAGGAACACCTCAAGCGCCACTACCGTTCTCTGCACACCCAAGAGAAGCCTTTCGAGTGCAACGAGTGCGGCAAGAAGTTCTCCAGAAGCGACAACCTGGCTCAGCATGCTCGAACCCATGGTAGCGGCGCCATCGTCATGAACCTCATTGATGACGACTCACACGCATATGATGCCTCCATGATCCCTCCTACGGCCGAAGATTACAGCAACTACGGCAAGGTCCTGTTCCAGATTGCCTCTGAGATACCCGGCAGTGCAAGTGAAATGTCCTCTGATGAGGGCAGCGAccagggcaagaagaagcgcaagcgcTCTGACTAA